A single Bacillus sp. OxB-1 DNA region contains:
- a CDS encoding sensor domain-containing diguanylate cyclase produces the protein MVSRFPLKVREKTGTDDGQHVFHTIKTALSSSFMVMVMDPSGNVIEVNDKFVQLFQYTSTELRKLWFLNSGYHADSFWQELLTTLGQGEQWIGDLCLRTKHGEFIWVNATIIPFEQSTGPLANYLIVLQNVSDRKAMEKWRHLACHHDLTNLPNRRMFHLSCASYLERARRQRSKLAVFYVDVNHFKKINDAHGHSVGDLLLQEVAHRFQHHPSTMNRVFHFGGDEFVILIEFDDDLLDFSEAIQTIFARPFRVGEHCLDMSVSLGGSIFPDHSADIAELLKFADSAMFAAKREGGTCIRMYSKPMKGLREP, from the coding sequence ATGGTAAGTCGATTTCCGTTGAAGGTCCGTGAGAAAACGGGGACAGATGACGGCCAACATGTATTCCATACCATTAAAACCGCGTTGTCGTCTTCTTTCATGGTGATGGTAATGGATCCGTCTGGAAATGTAATAGAAGTGAATGACAAATTCGTTCAGCTTTTTCAATATACTTCTACCGAATTGCGGAAACTTTGGTTTCTGAATTCAGGTTATCACGCTGACAGCTTTTGGCAAGAGCTTTTGACCACTCTTGGACAGGGGGAACAATGGATCGGGGATCTTTGTCTCCGTACAAAGCATGGGGAATTCATCTGGGTGAACGCAACGATCATTCCCTTCGAACAAAGCACGGGCCCTTTGGCAAACTATTTAATCGTCCTTCAAAATGTTTCGGATCGGAAAGCAATGGAAAAATGGCGACATCTTGCATGTCATCATGATCTGACGAATTTGCCGAATCGCCGAATGTTCCATCTATCTTGTGCCTCTTATCTGGAAAGGGCGAGACGCCAGCGCTCGAAGTTGGCGGTTTTTTATGTGGATGTGAACCATTTCAAGAAGATCAACGATGCGCATGGCCATTCAGTTGGTGATCTTTTGCTACAGGAAGTGGCACATCGATTTCAACATCATCCATCGACAATGAATCGGGTGTTTCATTTTGGTGGGGATGAATTTGTCATCCTGATTGAATTCGATGATGATTTACTCGATTTTTCCGAGGCAATCCAGACGATATTCGCCCGTCCTTTCCGGGTAGGCGAGCATTGCTTGGACATGAGTGTAAGTTTGGGGGGAAGCATTTTTCCTGATCATAGCGCTGACATTGCGGAGTTATTGAAATTTGCCGATTCGGCCATGTTTGCGGCCAAGCGGGAGGGAGGAACCTGCATCCGAATGTATTCAAAACCAATGAAAGGACTGCGGGAGCCATAA
- a CDS encoding DUF2334 domain-containing protein, translated as MNCKRWWGISAVLLFAQLLIAASVVFAEEKVPEIALLYMTDDGKPNSNIFFIEATLAGFTNQIDLYSAEGPEKGIGQYDVVVFVGDYKGDVPEWVRHAINNFQGRLLAFGYNAEQLTPFQDWHIAGEEYIRSLDGNPLRVVKSVLQAIPPADATVLSEGRASGKKLPFISNKGKLSYIATTSFGTEEKYALSRSLYELLDRTEPDSHPAYIRLEDISPISDAKLVEETGMYLADRGIPFFMAIIPVYVNSETGEQISLARNKPLVEVLKRLQDRGGMVIAHGYTHSYRSDETGEGFEFWDVELNQPITTERMDELPPKLKTVDSFTSAEQYETYKQMMNQVEIRYIERKHKKSIETLTALGLYPVAFEAPHYTMSSNGYKITSGYFSSIFGQIQLSDSNWSVMDSPLFIGKPAILAGMTLYPETIGYVDPELANPLHDMGIAVKRLQTVPGSVIGGFYHPYLGLSYLPELIELMESIPNMEWIDFQQEDYFVRTDRVAITQTGTGGRHIESSLTAKDQLLDRMYENPFDLALWIVAVIVLVFLAMFAVYVTNLRIRLKKRLFEEREFIG; from the coding sequence GTGAATTGTAAACGTTGGTGGGGAATCAGTGCAGTTTTACTTTTTGCACAACTTCTCATTGCCGCATCCGTTGTGTTCGCGGAGGAAAAGGTGCCTGAAATCGCGTTACTTTATATGACGGATGATGGGAAGCCGAACTCCAACATATTTTTTATCGAAGCGACACTTGCCGGTTTTACCAATCAGATTGATCTGTATTCTGCCGAAGGGCCCGAAAAAGGAATAGGCCAGTATGATGTCGTTGTGTTTGTCGGGGACTACAAAGGCGATGTTCCGGAGTGGGTGCGGCATGCCATCAATAATTTTCAAGGGCGGCTGCTTGCGTTCGGATACAATGCGGAGCAGTTAACACCTTTCCAAGATTGGCATATCGCTGGGGAGGAATATATACGAAGTTTGGATGGAAATCCGTTACGGGTTGTCAAATCGGTTCTCCAAGCAATACCGCCTGCGGATGCAACTGTTTTGTCGGAAGGGAGGGCGTCGGGGAAGAAACTGCCCTTCATTTCGAATAAAGGAAAGTTGTCCTATATCGCAACTACCTCATTCGGTACGGAAGAGAAATATGCCCTGTCCCGTTCCCTTTATGAGCTGCTCGACAGAACGGAGCCGGACAGCCATCCCGCCTACATCCGGTTGGAAGACATTTCTCCGATTTCGGACGCGAAGCTCGTCGAGGAAACGGGGATGTATCTAGCTGATCGAGGCATTCCTTTTTTCATGGCAATCATTCCAGTCTATGTCAATAGCGAAACCGGTGAACAGATTTCGTTGGCCCGAAACAAACCGCTCGTCGAAGTGCTAAAAAGATTGCAGGATCGAGGCGGGATGGTCATTGCACATGGGTATACCCACTCCTACCGATCCGATGAAACCGGGGAAGGGTTCGAATTTTGGGACGTGGAGCTCAATCAGCCGATTACGACAGAGCGGATGGATGAGCTACCGCCAAAACTGAAAACGGTCGATTCTTTTACCTCTGCTGAACAATACGAGACTTATAAACAAATGATGAATCAGGTAGAGATCAGGTATATCGAAAGGAAACATAAAAAGTCGATTGAGACGCTTACCGCTCTCGGTTTATATCCGGTCGCTTTTGAAGCGCCCCATTACACGATGAGCTCTAATGGGTACAAGATCACTTCCGGCTACTTTTCCTCCATTTTTGGTCAGATTCAATTAAGCGATTCTAATTGGAGTGTCATGGATAGTCCGTTGTTCATTGGAAAGCCGGCTATTTTGGCGGGAATGACGCTCTACCCCGAAACGATCGGCTATGTCGATCCCGAGTTGGCAAACCCGCTTCACGATATGGGAATCGCTGTGAAACGGCTACAAACAGTTCCCGGTTCTGTTATAGGCGGATTTTATCATCCGTATTTAGGCTTATCGTATTTGCCCGAACTGATCGAACTAATGGAATCCATCCCGAACATGGAATGGATCGATTTTCAGCAGGAGGATTATTTCGTTCGGACAGATCGGGTGGCAATAACGCAGACGGGGACTGGCGGGCGGCATATTGAGTCTTCCCTTACAGCAAAAGACCAATTACTTGATCGGATGTATGAAAATCCATTCGATCTTGCACTCTGGATCGTTGCTGTTATTGTTCTTGTTTTTCTTGCCATGTTTGCCGTGTATGTGACGAACTTGCGGATCCGGTTGAAAAAACGTTTATTCGAGGAGAGGGAATTCATTGGCTAA
- a CDS encoding GGDEF domain-containing protein, with protein MKKHFDVEIRPLILFALLLLGMQITLFLLLQEGRTGLLMSAFLTGFVVLSLVAGPLVGLFSSVLFIFIIGSILVYMALPSSSLSVETLSMPLSHLLGYGFSLLLFVLLAGQLHERVAGQGRLTRQLQEELRQFVAVDPETGFDNKYRMAIELEAEMKRIDRYGGAFTLVLIQIDFFNEFIKLYGEKEQKHLLHSLADTMQTIIRSTDRKFRYATDRFALLLTHTNDASIETVYDKLASAIKHHQLLNEKYITLSFRAGHAVYNGHAKTTDHAILVSQVESEMVAREL; from the coding sequence ATGAAGAAGCATTTTGATGTGGAAATCAGACCCCTTATCTTGTTTGCTCTGTTGTTGCTAGGTATGCAGATTACTCTATTTCTACTGTTGCAAGAAGGACGGACCGGGCTTTTAATGAGTGCCTTTTTGACTGGGTTCGTCGTTCTCTCGCTAGTGGCGGGCCCTTTGGTAGGACTGTTTAGCAGTGTACTGTTCATTTTCATCATTGGCTCAATTTTGGTTTACATGGCATTGCCAAGCAGTTCATTGTCGGTTGAAACACTATCGATGCCGTTATCGCATTTATTGGGCTACGGTTTTTCCCTTCTATTATTTGTCCTACTGGCAGGACAGCTCCATGAAAGAGTTGCAGGGCAAGGCAGGCTGACAAGACAATTGCAGGAGGAACTTCGCCAATTCGTGGCGGTCGATCCGGAGACCGGATTTGATAATAAATACCGGATGGCCATAGAGTTGGAGGCGGAAATGAAGCGCATTGACCGGTATGGAGGTGCCTTCACCCTTGTTTTGATCCAAATTGATTTTTTTAATGAATTTATCAAGTTATATGGTGAAAAGGAGCAGAAGCACCTGCTCCATTCCCTGGCGGATACTATGCAGACTATCATCCGGTCCACTGACCGTAAATTCCGTTATGCAACCGACCGTTTTGCGCTATTGCTTACCCATACGAATGATGCCTCGATTGAGACGGTCTATGATAAATTGGCCTCCGCCATTAAGCACCATCAATTGCTGAATGAAAAATACATCACGTTATCGTTTCGGGCAGGTCACGCCGTTTATAACGGACATGCGAAAACGACGGACCATGCGATTCTAGTTTCACAAGTGGAAAGTGAGATGGTGGCACGTGAATTGTAA
- a CDS encoding glycosyl hydrolase family 8: protein MKKKTLGLLVVVLLLGVATSTTIFSDDEKKKEIAKEPLLAEHFIQNYLLREDGRMQTDLLDQQDVYLSETVGLWMDYLVAKNDVALFDQQVEALETYFLTKDHLVTWELQGTSKAPANAFIDDLRIINALYEAGEKWHQGAYLKLAAKMGKSLIRYQMNDDLLVDHVDLESKYKGENITLSYIIPAGFDRLQQLSLPDQTYDMTKQVLLEAPVSPLGFFPKTYHVKTQSYSYDTEINLIDQFYVGYHRAQWQGDVTPLLDFTKTAFAKGDGKLYGRYNRDTGEATVPYEAAAVYALAILMCLEIEEQDFAKQLFNQMKTLQQANEKLPYYGGYTDIYSKDTHTFDNLLALLAERKGIDEEAF from the coding sequence ATGAAAAAGAAAACACTTGGACTATTAGTCGTCGTTCTCCTACTTGGCGTTGCAACAAGCACCACCATTTTTTCCGACGATGAAAAAAAGAAGGAGATAGCAAAAGAACCGTTGCTGGCGGAGCACTTTATCCAAAATTATTTACTTCGGGAAGATGGGCGTATGCAGACGGATTTATTGGACCAGCAAGATGTTTATCTATCCGAAACGGTCGGCTTATGGATGGATTATTTAGTAGCGAAAAATGATGTTGCGCTATTTGATCAGCAAGTGGAGGCATTGGAAACGTATTTTCTTACGAAAGATCATTTGGTCACATGGGAACTGCAAGGTACTTCGAAAGCGCCTGCGAACGCGTTCATCGATGACTTGCGCATTATCAATGCCTTGTATGAGGCGGGTGAAAAGTGGCATCAGGGAGCTTATCTAAAATTGGCGGCCAAAATGGGGAAGTCGCTCATCCGTTATCAAATGAACGACGATCTATTAGTCGATCATGTAGATTTGGAGAGCAAGTACAAAGGTGAAAATATTACGTTAAGTTATATCATTCCAGCTGGATTTGACCGGCTTCAGCAACTTTCGCTGCCGGATCAGACATACGACATGACGAAGCAAGTGCTCCTGGAAGCCCCGGTTTCGCCACTGGGATTTTTTCCGAAAACTTATCATGTTAAAACGCAATCCTATTCCTACGATACCGAAATCAATTTAATAGACCAGTTTTACGTAGGATACCACCGGGCTCAATGGCAGGGGGACGTTACACCGCTTCTTGATTTTACGAAGACCGCTTTTGCAAAGGGGGATGGAAAATTGTATGGGCGGTATAACCGCGACACCGGAGAAGCGACTGTCCCTTATGAAGCGGCAGCTGTTTACGCTCTTGCGATTCTTATGTGTTTGGAAATCGAGGAACAAGATTTCGCCAAACAGCTTTTCAATCAGATGAAAACATTACAGCAGGCTAATGAAAAGCTTCCCTACTACGGGGGATACACTGACATTTATTCGAAGGACACTCATACTTTTGATAATTTGCTTGCACTTTTGGCGGAAAGGAAAGGAATCGATGAAGAAGCATTTTGA
- a CDS encoding hybrid sensor histidine kinase/response regulator: protein MTIVNKPISVRKIFFIISIYILILTSFRIGWVMYHQIPVHPEAEKGVIDLSEWTFTDHQTITLDGEWEFYPHEFLGPDSKGSGTEEYIRVPGDWRVAISDNGMQPYGYGTYRLKILLPEEDRLYGIRMKNITTAAKVYVDDALLKEWNSPTERPSTSGTERGPFSILFHNENNEVDLLIQVSNYEIPFQGGLTGTVHIGTETAILKETTDSVTLQIIVNVIYLLHILYAAYIFFFGKGKYRKEFFYYSLLLALNIISNSIDDNVLVQLPLSIAMTQKLLLFLFISILLVVLKVLENLFQIKIRFMRLLFLLYILLVVGVLFVPLEQFILFSGPIVIVFYLLSFSTFFVQTIKILRNGYSDAVFLLLMLTSYLSNAVWGIAINAGLVDIPYYPFDFIIPVFAITAILFRRHFHLVHLNEEQTKELQQADKMKDDFLANTSHELRNPLHGVINIAQTILDDKEAPLTAKNRASLELLVRIGHRMTLLLNDLLDITRLQEQHIQLHRESVNIHAVTSGVIDMIRYMTEGKKLRFHLDIPADFPRVLADESRLIQILFNLLHNAVKFTNEGSVSIDATYKNGVATIQVADTGVGMEEETRKKIFQAYEQGAPTVASMGGIGLGLPICKQLVELHGGRISVQSTPGKGSVFSFTLPLAVSVAEEIERDLEMAASVAEEIKRDLEMPTSALLEKQNDGMENIEAFHPVGNDFKREEKIAKILLVDDDPLNLQILQTMLTAEYEVATSTSGEKALMLLKTDAWDLVISDVMMPNMSGYELTQKIRERFTLSELPVLLLTARNQLQDVYTGFHSGANDYLSKPMDALELKSRVRALTDLKKSIQEQLRMEGAWLQAQIQPHFLFNTLNTIASLAETDIERMVTLLHEFGNYLRRSFGVHSTQALIPLQDELDLTRSYLFIEQERFGERLQIEWEIEDGVDFQIPPFSIQPIVENAVRHGVLQRVEGGTIRIRIKDHETYSEIAIIDNGVGMEQEKLKEILQASAGSRRGIGIVNTHRRLTRLNGNGLNICSQTDEGTSVSFQIPK, encoded by the coding sequence GTGACGATTGTGAATAAGCCGATATCTGTGAGAAAGATTTTTTTCATCATCAGTATATACATATTGATTTTAACTAGTTTCCGGATTGGATGGGTGATGTACCATCAAATCCCCGTTCATCCCGAAGCGGAAAAAGGGGTCATTGATTTAAGTGAATGGACTTTCACCGACCATCAAACGATTACACTGGATGGTGAGTGGGAGTTTTATCCGCATGAGTTTCTTGGGCCTGATTCAAAAGGAAGTGGAACGGAGGAATATATAAGAGTTCCCGGCGATTGGCGGGTCGCCATTTCGGATAATGGTATGCAACCTTATGGCTACGGTACATATCGTCTGAAAATCCTTCTTCCCGAGGAAGATCGGTTGTATGGCATCCGGATGAAAAATATTACAACGGCTGCAAAAGTTTATGTGGACGATGCATTGCTGAAAGAGTGGAACTCCCCAACGGAAAGGCCCAGTACAAGTGGAACAGAGCGGGGGCCTTTTTCTATCTTATTTCATAATGAAAACAATGAAGTGGACCTTCTCATCCAAGTGTCCAATTATGAAATACCTTTCCAAGGGGGGCTTACCGGTACCGTTCATATTGGAACAGAGACTGCGATTCTGAAAGAAACGACCGATTCCGTAACCCTTCAGATCATTGTTAATGTGATTTATCTGTTGCATATTCTATATGCTGCGTACATCTTCTTTTTCGGGAAAGGGAAATACCGGAAAGAATTCTTTTATTATAGCCTTCTACTTGCGTTAAATATAATTTCTAATTCCATAGATGATAACGTTCTGGTACAACTACCTCTTTCTATCGCGATGACGCAAAAGTTGCTATTGTTTCTATTTATAAGTATCCTATTGGTCGTCCTTAAAGTACTTGAAAACCTATTTCAAATAAAAATACGATTTATGCGATTGCTGTTTCTGCTTTATATTCTATTAGTAGTGGGTGTGCTCTTTGTCCCCTTGGAACAATTTATTTTGTTCTCGGGGCCGATCGTGATTGTCTTTTATCTACTTTCTTTTTCGACTTTTTTTGTGCAAACAATAAAGATTTTGAGAAATGGCTATTCCGATGCTGTCTTTTTATTGCTTATGCTGACGAGTTATCTGTCAAATGCGGTCTGGGGCATTGCCATCAACGCGGGGCTAGTGGATATTCCTTACTATCCATTTGATTTTATCATCCCTGTTTTTGCTATTACGGCTATTCTATTCAGGCGACATTTCCATCTGGTCCACTTAAACGAAGAACAGACCAAAGAGCTTCAGCAAGCGGATAAGATGAAAGATGATTTTCTGGCGAATACATCCCATGAGCTGCGAAACCCGCTTCATGGTGTCATCAATATAGCGCAGACGATCTTGGATGATAAGGAAGCGCCTTTAACGGCAAAAAATCGAGCCAGTTTGGAATTGCTCGTCCGGATTGGCCACAGAATGACATTATTGTTGAATGACTTGCTGGATATTACCCGTTTGCAAGAACAGCATATCCAGTTACATCGGGAGAGTGTAAATATCCATGCAGTCACTTCAGGTGTCATCGATATGATCCGTTATATGACAGAAGGGAAGAAACTTCGGTTTCATTTAGACATCCCCGCTGACTTTCCTCGTGTCCTGGCGGATGAAAGCCGGCTTATCCAGATTCTATTTAATCTTTTGCATAATGCAGTGAAATTTACAAATGAAGGATCTGTGTCAATCGACGCTACTTATAAAAATGGGGTAGCTACCATTCAAGTTGCAGACACCGGGGTCGGAATGGAGGAGGAGACACGGAAAAAGATTTTCCAAGCATATGAACAAGGAGCCCCCACGGTAGCATCCATGGGCGGCATCGGCTTGGGACTGCCGATTTGCAAGCAATTGGTAGAGCTGCATGGCGGAAGAATCTCTGTACAATCAACACCGGGCAAGGGATCTGTTTTTTCATTCACTCTACCGTTAGCTGTTTCCGTCGCGGAAGAAATCGAAAGAGATCTGGAGATGGCCGCTTCTGTCGCAGAAGAAATTAAAAGAGATCTGGAGATGCCGACTTCCGCACTGCTTGAAAAACAGAACGATGGAATGGAAAACATTGAGGCTTTCCATCCTGTTGGAAATGACTTCAAGCGGGAAGAGAAGATAGCGAAGATCCTACTAGTGGATGATGATCCGCTGAATCTGCAAATCTTACAAACGATGTTGACTGCGGAGTATGAAGTAGCCACTTCGACAAGTGGAGAAAAGGCGTTGATGCTCTTGAAAACGGACGCATGGGACTTGGTCATTTCCGACGTAATGATGCCGAATATGTCGGGATATGAGTTAACACAAAAGATTCGTGAGCGGTTTACCCTTTCGGAGCTGCCTGTCTTACTGCTCACGGCACGGAACCAACTTCAAGATGTCTATACAGGTTTCCATTCAGGCGCAAATGATTATCTTTCAAAACCGATGGATGCTTTGGAATTAAAATCCCGAGTGAGAGCATTGACTGATCTGAAGAAATCCATCCAAGAGCAGCTTCGGATGGAAGGGGCTTGGCTGCAAGCGCAAATTCAACCTCATTTTCTATTCAACACGTTGAATACGATTGCTTCCCTTGCTGAAACAGATATAGAGCGGATGGTCACGCTCCTTCATGAATTCGGGAATTATTTGCGAAGAAGCTTTGGTGTTCATAGTACGCAAGCTCTTATCCCGTTGCAAGATGAGTTGGATTTGACAAGGTCGTATTTGTTTATTGAACAAGAACGGTTCGGCGAACGTTTGCAAATTGAGTGGGAGATTGAGGATGGAGTGGATTTTCAGATACCACCGTTTTCCATCCAGCCAATTGTTGAAAACGCTGTTCGGCATGGTGTCCTCCAACGGGTGGAAGGAGGGACGATTCGGATTCGAATCAAAGATCATGAAACCTATTCTGAAATTGCCATCATTGACAATGGGGTAGGCATGGAGCAGGAAAAATTGAAAGAAATCCTGCAGGCTTCCGCGGGCTCGAGAAGAGGAATTGGCATCGTGAACACTCACCGTCGCCTGACAAGGCTGAATGGAAATGGATTGAACATTTGCAGCCAGACCGATGAAGGCACGTCCGTATCCTTTCAAATTCCAAAATAA
- a CDS encoding glycosyltransferase family 2 protein: MANWLFYAALILIWVMLLYHMFLMQGGYRHFKTFERVIPTWEKRMVDLPTVSVFIPAHNEEVVIGQTLQAMSRLYYPKDKLEVIVINDNSSDRTGEIADSFAEKYPFIRVIETKPPNRGIGKSSALNEAMQQSESDVIVVYDADNTPEKMAVWYLVMGLVNDPKAAAMVGKFRVINAKQTWLTRFINIETICFQWMAQGGRWKWFKVATIPGTNFAIRRSVMEQLGGWDVKALAEDTELTVRVYDLGHHIRFFPAAITWEQEPETLNVWWKQRTRWARGNQYVVLKFLGQLFKLKRKRIIFDLFYFFFTYFLFFFGVILSNGLFVINLFYELHLNIGNVALVLWGLAFLLFLAEVMITLSIEKAEMNRANFFYVIFMYFTYSQMWIALVVHSLFLEMKRILFRQEVRWYKTERFTKKTMEGHNETN, encoded by the coding sequence TTGGCTAACTGGCTTTTTTATGCGGCGCTCATCCTGATTTGGGTCATGCTCCTGTACCATATGTTTTTAATGCAGGGCGGGTATCGGCATTTTAAGACATTCGAAAGGGTCATTCCGACATGGGAAAAGCGGATGGTGGATCTGCCGACTGTCAGTGTATTCATTCCCGCGCATAACGAGGAAGTTGTCATCGGGCAGACACTCCAAGCAATGTCACGTCTGTATTATCCGAAGGACAAATTGGAGGTCATCGTCATCAATGATAATTCATCGGACCGGACGGGGGAAATCGCAGACAGTTTCGCCGAAAAGTATCCGTTTATTCGAGTCATTGAAACGAAGCCTCCCAACCGGGGAATTGGCAAATCTTCCGCGTTAAATGAAGCAATGCAGCAATCGGAGAGTGACGTCATCGTTGTATATGATGCGGACAACACGCCGGAAAAGATGGCGGTCTGGTATTTGGTGATGGGGCTCGTCAATGATCCGAAGGCGGCCGCCATGGTAGGGAAGTTCCGGGTGATCAACGCCAAACAGACTTGGCTCACCCGCTTCATCAATATCGAAACGATCTGTTTTCAATGGATGGCTCAAGGAGGACGGTGGAAGTGGTTCAAAGTCGCCACCATTCCGGGTACGAACTTTGCCATCCGGCGCAGCGTCATGGAGCAGCTTGGCGGCTGGGATGTTAAAGCGCTTGCAGAAGATACCGAGTTGACGGTGCGTGTCTACGACTTGGGCCATCATATCCGTTTTTTCCCCGCGGCTATTACATGGGAGCAAGAGCCGGAAACGTTGAACGTCTGGTGGAAGCAACGGACGAGATGGGCGCGGGGCAATCAATATGTCGTTCTGAAATTTCTCGGACAACTATTCAAGCTGAAACGAAAACGGATTATCTTTGACTTGTTTTACTTTTTCTTTACGTATTTCCTATTCTTTTTCGGTGTCATTTTATCCAATGGGCTTTTCGTTATCAATTTATTTTACGAATTGCATTTGAATATCGGAAATGTCGCATTGGTGTTATGGGGGCTTGCCTTCCTGCTGTTTCTGGCAGAGGTGATGATTACGCTGAGCATTGAAAAGGCGGAGATGAACCGCGCCAACTTTTTTTATGTGATTTTCATGTATTTTACGTATTCGCAGATGTGGATTGCCCTCGTTGTCCACTCACTCTTCTTGGAAATGAAGCGGATCCTTTTCCGCCAAGAAGTGCGTTGGTATAAAACAGAGCGATTTACCAAAAAAACAATGGAGGGACATAATGAAACCAACTAA